One part of the Sebastes fasciatus isolate fSebFas1 chromosome 8, fSebFas1.pri, whole genome shotgun sequence genome encodes these proteins:
- the slc52a3-1 gene encoding solute carrier family 52, riboflavin transporter, member 3-A, with the protein MALLVHILACAFGLGSWVAVNGLWVELPLIVNTLPEGWELPSYLTVIIQLANLGPLLVTIMHKLFPGRLKENVVIYSILSIGILSCVLLVFFWDRTTVVAGASRSTAFFILTFFLSLVDCTSSVTFLPFMMQLPAKYITTFFIGEGLSGFLPGVVALGQSVGIAKCVNSSQTAGNLTGWSSHTEYLPPNFSIEVFLVLLAVMMCFSLAAFVALNRLPRTFELSTENLVPGTAASVGSGLENPGADTDGEAVKRQDEGAAQSTLLLAGPKYSVYELTFIYFMVVWVNCAANGLLPSVQTFSCKPYGNLAYHLSASLASVANPVACTIAMFFQNRSLVCLGMLTVLGTGFGSYNMAMAAMSPCPLLQGTVWGEIIIVLSWLLFTGTLSYVKVMVGVILRDRSHSALVWCGAAVQIGSLVGSVTMFPLVNVYGLFKSGDFCNTKCPL; encoded by the exons ATGGCTCTGCTCGTCCACATACTGGCCTGTGCCTTCGGCCTGGGCTCTTGGGTGGCGGTGAACGGTCTGTGGGTGGAACTGCCACTCATCGTCAACACTCTCCCGGAGGGCTGGGAGCTCCCCTCCTATCTGACGGTCATCATCCAGCTGGCCAACCTGGGACCTCTGCTGGTCACCATCATGCACAAACTGTTCCCGGGACGTCTCAAAGAAAACGTTGTCATTTACTCCATCCTCTCCATCGGCATCCTCTCCTGCGTCCTGCTCGTCTTCTTCTGGGACAGGACTACGGTAGTGGCCGGGGCGTCACGTAGCACCGCCTTCTTCATCCTcaccttcttcctctctctggtgGACTGCACCTCCTCAGTTACCTTCCTGCCTTTCATGATGCAGCTACCAGCAAAATACATCACCACATTCTTTATTGGAGAGGGGCTGAGTGGTTTCCTTCCTGGGGTAGTCGCTCTGGGACAAAGTGTAGGCATCGCCAAATGTGTCAACTCGTCTCAGACTGCAGGAAACCTCACAGGCTGGTCATCGCATACAGAATATCTTCCACCCAACTTTTCCATAGAGGTGTTTCTCGTCCTCCTAGCTGTCATGATGTGCTTTAGCCTGGCTGCTTTTGTTGCGCTGAACAGGCTTCCACGGACATTCGAGCTGTCCACCGAAAACCTGGTGCCAGGCACCGCGGCATCTGTCGGCTCCGGCCTGGAGAACCCCGGAGCAGACACTGATGGAGAGGCTGTAAAAAGACAGGATGAGGGGGCAGCCCAGAGCACGCTTCTGCTGGCAGGCCCAAAATACTCTGTGTACGAGCTGACCTTCATCTACTTTATGGTGGTGTGGGTTAATTGTGCAGCCAACGGGCTGCTGCCCTCGGTGCAGACGTTCTCCTGTAAGCCCTACGGGAACCTGGCCTATCACCTCTCTGCTTCTCTGGCATCAGTGGCCAACCCAGTGGCTTGCACCATTGCAATGTTCTTCCAAAACAG GTCACTGGTGTGTCTCGGCATGCTGACGGTGCTCGGGACAGGATTTGGCAGCTATAACATGGCCATGGCAGCTATGAGTCCGTGTCCTTTGCTTCAAGGGACTGTGTGGGGAGAGATAATCATT GTGCTCTCATGGCTCCTCTTCACTGGAACGCTGTCTTATGTCAAAGTAATGGTGGGTGTCATCCTGAGGGACCGGAGCCACAGCGCCCTGGTGTGGTGCGGCGCCGCAGTACAGATCGGCTCACTAGTCGGCTCGGTCACCATGTTCCCGCTGGTTAACGTCTACGGGCTGTTTAAGTCAGGAGACTTCTGCAACACCAAATGTCCTTTGTGA